A portion of the Carya illinoinensis cultivar Pawnee chromosome 11, C.illinoinensisPawnee_v1, whole genome shotgun sequence genome contains these proteins:
- the LOC122280542 gene encoding NAC domain-containing protein 12-like — protein MAEDMNLSINGKSQVPPGFRFHPTEEELLHYYLRKKVADEKIDLDVIREVDLNKLEPWDIQEKCKIGSTPQNDWYFFSHKDKKYPTGTRTNRATAAGFWKATGRDKIIYSGFRRIGLRKTLVFYKGRAPHGQKSDWIMHEYRLDESVHDTSVSNSVGESMTEDGWVVCRVFKKKNFQKAAESPKTSSISMDSNAQMLGSRNEGVLDQILLYMGRNCKPENESFSNISISDVHTNNMMFLSTTAKHTSQLVDEELHDRFLHLPRLESPSLPSLPIGNSPFDHDHSFKACYQPFDHDQMFTETQPCFTNQTANCTGNDKTPVDHDHDESKTRLSDWATFDRLVASQLNGQEETAKQLSCFNDPNMTFCTTPDDDDVQFSDIRSSSTTRQSQISHVYNNENDIWSFTKSSSSPSTSSDPLSHLSV, from the exons ATGGCAGAAGATATGAATCTGTCCATAAATGGCAAATCTCAGGTTCCTCCAGGCTTCCGCTTTCATCCAACGGAAGAGGAACTTCTGCACTACTACCTGAGGAAGAAAGTTGCCGATGAGAAGATTGACCTTGATGTGATCCGCGAGGTTGATCTTAATAAGCTCGAGCCATGGGATATTCAAG AGAAATGCAAGATTGGATCAACTCCTCAGAATGACTGGTACTTCTTCAGCCACAAAGACAAAAAGTATCCAACTGGGACTCGAACAAATCGTGCAACAGCAGCTGGATTTTGGAAGGCCACAGGCCGAGATAAGATCATCTATAGCGGCTTTAGAAGAATTGGATTGAGGAAGACTCTAGTGTTCTACAAGGGACGAGCACCACATGGGCAAAAATCAGACTGGATCATGCATGAATACAGGCTAGATGAAAGCGTCCATGACACTAGC GTCTCTAATTCAGTAGGAGAGTCAATGACCGAAGACGGGTGGGTGGTGTGCCGTGTCTTCAAGAAGAAGAATTTTCAGAAAGCAGCAGAGAGTCCTAAAACCTCCTCAATCTCAATGGATTCAAACGCTCAGATGCTTGGCTCCAGAAACGAAGGCGTCCTGGATCAAATACTTCTATACATGGGAAGGAATTGCAAGCCGGAAAACGAGTCATTCAGCAACATCAGCATCTCCGACGTCCACACTAACAACATGATGTTCCTCAGTACTACAGCAAAACACACAAGCCAGCTCGTCGATGAAGAGCTCCATGACAGATTCCTTCATCTCCCACGATTAGAGAGCCCTTCCCTTCCTTCTCTTCCAATTGGCAATTCACCCTTCGATCATGACCACAGTTTCAAAGCTTGTTATCAGCCATTCGATCACGATCAGATGTTCACTGAAACCCAACCTTGTTTCACCAACCAAACAGCTAATTGTACTGGCAACGACAAGACCCCAGtcgatcatgatcatgatgaatCGAAAACCAGGCTTAGTGATTGGGCCACCTTTGATCGTTTGGTGGCATCGCAGCTTAATGGTCAAGAGGAGACAGCCAAGCAATTATCCTGCTTTAATGACCCCAATATGACTTTCTGCACTACTcccgatgatgatgatgtacaATTCTCAGACATACGTTCAAGTAGTACTACTAGGCAAAGTCAAATCTCGCACGTCTACAACAACGAGAACGATATCTGGAGCTTCACCAAATCATCATCCTCACCATCGACATCCTCAGACCCTTTATCCCACTTGTCAGTATAA